CACCACATAGCCCATGTGACTGACCGAACTATAGGCGACCATGCGTTTGAAGTCGGTTTGGGCCAGCGCGGCGAAAGCCCCGTAGATCATGCTGATCACGCCGATCGAGCAAACGACCCAAGCCAGATCATACCCGGCGTCAGGGCAGATCGGGTAGCAGATCCGAATAATGCCGTAGCCTCCCATCTTCAATAACACGCCCGCCAAAATCATCGAGATCGGCGTGGGCGCTTCGACGTGCGCATCGGGCAACCAGGTATGGAACGGGACCGACGGGACTTTGATCGCGAACCCGATAAAGAGGAGCACAAACGCCCACCACTGCAGCGATTTGCCGAACAACAGCTCTTTGTCAAAGACTTCCGAGTGTTGCCCAAGCTGTTGCAAGGCCAGCAGGTTGAACGTGTGAACCGGCGTTTCGGCGGCCGATATCGACTCATGATATTTGGTGGCGGCGGCCAAATGTTGGTCAGGGGCGCCGAGATGCTCGACACCGGCCTGCCGGACGTTGCTGTCAACCAACTGCTGCGGCGATAGTTGCCGCAGATCGCTATTGAAGTAGATCATCAAGATGGCGACTAACATCAACACGCTGCCGAACAACGTATAGAGGAAGAACTTGATCGCCGCATATTCTTTGCGCGGCCCGCCCCAGACGCCGATCAAAAAGTACATCGGCAGCAGCATCACTTCCCAGAAGATGTAGAACAGGAAGAAGTCGAGCGAGACGAAGACCCCCATCATGCCGGTCAGCAGGATCAGATAGAGGACGCAATAACCTTTGACATGCTTTTCGATCGTCCAACTCGCGCCCATCGCCAAGGCGCTGATCAGCGCGGTCAATACGACCAGCGGAAAACTGATGCCGTCAAAGCCTAGGAAGTAGTCGATATTGAACGACGGAATCCAAGGGAGACTGACGACATTCTGCATGCCGGCCGTTTCGATGTCGAAACTGATCGTCTCGTTAGTAGGGAGCGCCATCCCCAATAACACGACCCCAAACATCACCAACGTCGCTAACAGCGTGGTGAAGCGGATCACGTTCTTTTGATCCCCAGGGATCAGAGATATCAGCGCAGCGGCGGCCAGCGGAAAAAATATCAGCGCCGACATAGAGCAAGTGACGAGATCCATAGTTCCAATTCCCGCGGTTAACTAACCTCGGTAAAGGTTGCCTAACGTAAACGACTAGCGAGCAAAACCGTACGACCAAAAACTCATCAGCACGAACATCGCCAGCGCGCCGACGACGATAAACATCACATATTGCCGCAGACTGCCGGTCTGCATTCCTCGCAGCGAATTGCCCGTAGAGTAGGTTTTCGCCGCAAACCAATTGATCGCCCCGTCGATCGCGCCCTGATCGACCCAAGCTTCTCCCCAGCGCGCGATTTGTCGCACCGACCAGGCGATCCCATGCAACAAGCGATCAATGCACTGCTTATCAATCCAGACGCAACAAGCGGCGATGACTTTGGCGGGACGAACGAAGAGAACGTCGTACGCTTCGTCGAACCACCATTTGTGGATCAAAAATTTGTAGACCGGAGCAAATGTGCGCCGTGCGTCTGCCGAATCGAGCACGCGCCACAGATACATGACGCTCGCTAAAAAGATCCCCGTCATCGCAGCGCCAAACGCCATCAACCCGACAGGGGTCCGAATTTCGTCGGCGTGACTCTTCGATTCGTGCAGCCAGACATAGCCGCCGTCGAGACTCGCCATGTCCGACCAAAGGCCGATCGGGCGTCCTTGTTCGATCACGTTGGTCAGTCCATAGTTGCCAAAAATCGGCCACGCGATCGCGACCGCCATGACGGACAACACGACCAGCGGCACGTACATCACGCGCGGCGATTCGTGCGCATGATGGTAACGATGTTCATCGCGCGGCTCGCCTGCGAAGGTCAGGTACCACATGCGGAACATGTAGAACGCGGTGATCGCGGCGCCGCCGGTTGCGGCGTAAAAGAAGATCGAGCCCCAAATGGGATTCGCTGAGCGGAACAGATAGGCTTGCTCCAACATCAGGTCTTTGGAGTAGTAGCCTGAGAAACCGAACGGAATCCCCAAGGCCGACGGCACGCCGACGCCGGCGATCGCCAGACAGCCGACAAGCATCGTGTAGGCGGTGTACGGCATCTTCTTACGAAGGCCGCCCATCTCGGTCATCTCGTTGGTGTGAACCGCATGGATCACCGAACCAGAGCACATAAAGAGCAAGCTCTTGAAGAACGCGTGCGTCACCAGATGCATCACGCCAGCCGCCCAACCGCCCACTCCCAAGGCCAACATCATGTAGCCAAGCTGACTGACGGTCGAATAAGCGAGAACTCGCTTGATATCGGTCGCGACGATCGCAATCGAACCGCCGATCAACAGCGTAATACAGCCAGCACAGGCGATGACCAGCAGCACTTCAGGTGCGAAAACCGGATAGAATCGTGCAACCAGAAACACGCCGGCCGCGACCATCGTCGCTGAGTGAACCAGCGCCGAAACCGGAGTCGGACCTTCCATCGCATCCGGCAGCCAGACATGGAGCGGAAACTGAGCGCTTTTGCCAACGCAGCCGCAGAAGATGCCGATGCCGGCGATCACTAGCAGCCAGTAACCATAGTGCGTCGCATCCCCTTCGGCTTTGCCGTCGCGCCAAAGCGGTACTTGCGCGAGAATCTGTGACTCCAGTTCCTTCGTCGTCGTCCCCGGCTTCGCGGCGACGATCAGCTCTTCCACTTTCCCTTTCGCTCCTTGCAGCACCATGCCGTCGGGCACGCGTAGCTCATGCAGGCCATTTTCGCCGGCAGGTCGCAGCAGCGAGAACAAGCCATATTCGTTGGCGTCCAGCTTGCCGTCGGCGTTGCGGTCGACATCGCCAAAGTTGAAGGTCGCCAAGCTCGCCCAGATCGCCATCAAACCGATCAGCATCCCAAAGTCGCCGACGCGATTGACGATGAACGCTTTGTTCGCCGCGGTCGAAGCGCTGTGACGTTCGACGTAAAAACCGATCAAAAAGTAACTGCACGCGCCGACCAATTCCCAAAAGACAAAGGTCATCGCGATGTTGCCGGCGATCACCAACCCTAACATGCTAAAGCAGAACAGGGACAGGTACTGGAAGAACCGATGATAGCGGCCGGGGCGTTTCAAATGCGTGCCGTCGGCCAAGGTCACTTCGTGGTCGGTCATCTCATGCAATTCTTCATGCATGTAACCGCCGGCATAAAAGTGAATGCAAGTCGCAATAAAGGTCACGACGCAAAACATCACGATCGTGAGCGCGTCAATGTAATAGTTGATCGCAACTTCAGAGCCGTAAAAACGCCCCAGCGAGTACCAATGTCCCGTGTAGACCGGAGGCACAAAGTGCGCTTCGTCCGCATGTTCGTCATGCTCGCCATGGACTAGGCCATCGGCGTGGTCATGCTCATGCTCTCCGTCATGCAGTGCGGTCAAACGTACGCGGGGCGCTGAGATCGCCGCATGCGACTCCTCATGATGAGCGTGATGCGTCTCCGGCGGAGCATGTTGCGACATCCAAATTGCGGCGGCCGAGAAAGAACACATCGCCGCGGCGGCGATCGCTCCGGTGGCGATATACGCTCCCAGTTGTTCGAGCCATTTGCCGAACAAGAAAATGACGAAGAACGAAACCAGCGGAAGTAAAACCGCAAGTCCGAGCAGCAGCGGCAGACTGTCTTCGGGAGTCAGCATCAGCCCTTCAACTCATTCGCCTTGTCGACGTCAATAGTGGAGTGGTTGTTGTAATAGTTGAGCGCAATCGCCAAGGCGACCGCCGCTTCCGCCGCCGCCAACACAATGACAAACAGCGCGAGCAAATTACCTTCGAGCCCTAGATTGTCTTCGCGAAAGTAAGGGCTGGCGAACGCGACGAAATTGATATTCGCACCGTTCAACACCAGTTCGACCCCCATCAGGATCCCCAGCGTGTTGCGTTTGGTCGCCATGCAAATGGCGCCGGTCACAAACAAAAAGGCGCCGACCGCCAGAAAATGGGAGAGCCCGACCGGCTCGGTCAAAAAGTTCATCGATCGCCTCCCTCGGTCGCTTGCGAAACCGCGCTCCGTTTCGAACGCGCCAGATAGGCGGCGCCGACCAGCACGACCAACAAGTGGACCGATACAATTTCAAACGGGAGCAAGTAGCCTGAATAGCCGGGCGAATCGAGCTCCGGCTTGTCGACGCGAACCCCGACCAATCCCAAACCAATCTGCGAGGTCAGTTCGGGTTGGCCATATTTCACTTTCGCCAACAACGGACGTAGCTTCGCTTCTTCCGCCGCGGTCAACTCGGTCCGGTTATCGGCCGCCATCGCGGCGATGATTTCTTCTTCCGCCGCGGTCACTTCGGTTTGCAGTCGAGCCTGATAATCGCTCGCGTGCCAGGCCGGGATGCTAAACGCAATCTGCGTCAGCAGGGCCAACAGCGAACCGCCGACGATCAACGCCAAAATCCAATCTCCGGCTTTTGTCTTCATGCTGATAAACGCTTGTTGCGCCGTCAGCATGACGCCAAAGATCAGCAGCACCACCGTGCCGCCGACGTAAATCATCAACTGCATCGCGCCGACAAAATGGGCGCCGGTCAAAAAAATCAACCCACTGGTCGCCGCCAGACTAAGGACCAAAAAGAAGGCCATCCGCACGACGTTGCTTGAGACGACCATCGCCAACGCAAAGCCGCACGCGATGAAAGAGGTGAGATAAAAGAAAACGGTGTGCCAATTAATTTCGGCCGCAAACAACAAGGGGAAGTTGATCATTGAGCGCCCTCCGGTTGTTGCATCGGGATCAGGGCGACTCGATCAGTGGAGTCATCCTCGAGCGAAGTTTGCGCCTCTTGTTGTGGACCGCCTTCGACCGCCGAGTTCAGTTCGTACGCTTCGGTCGCCAATCGTTTCTCTAACTGCTTCATCTCGTTGTCGATGTCTTGCACCCAACCTTCGCGAACATCTCCGCGGGACTGCATCGGCATGACGTCATTCAAAAAGGGAATATGGAGCGCCGTCCACAGGACCGAACCGAGAAAGCAAAACGCCGCGATCGGTACGCAATACTTCAGGCACATCGAGATGACCTGGTCGATCCGTAAGCGGGGAAGCGTCCAACGAACCCACATCATCACCACAACCCCGATGACCGCTTTCAAAAGAAAGTTGCCCAGCCCAACCAGGTTGGCCAGCGTTTCCAGCGTAAAGTTGCCTTCCGGCACCCAGAAGAAAATCGGGATCGGTCCGTTCCAGCCGCCGAAGAACAAAATCGCCGCTAAACCGCTCACCAAAAACATCGAGCCATATTCGGCCATGAAAAAGAGACTCCAGCGAATGCCGGAGTATTCGGTCAAAAACCCAGAGACCAATTCGCTTTCGGCTTCGGCCAGGTCAAACGGGGCGCGATTCACGCTGGCGATGCCGCAGGTAAAATAAACCCAAAACAACAGCATGCAAAAGGGATCGTGAAAGAAGAGCCAATTGCTGAAGAGCCCTGACTGCTGATCGGCGATCGTCACCAGATCCATCGTGCCGCTGATCAATACCGGCACGACCACGCAAATGCCGAGCGGAACTTCGTAGCTGACGACTTGCGCGGCTTGTCGCATGCCGCCGAACAGCGACCATTTGGAGCCAGATCCATATCCGGCCAAGATCACGCCGAACACTTCCAAACCCAACACGGCGATCACAAAGAACAACGCGATGTTCAGTCGCACGCCTACCCAACCGCTGGCGAACGGCAAAGCCAGAAACGCCGTGAAACTAGCGGCCAACGAAATATAGGGAGCCAGCTTGAAGAGCAGGGGATCGGCGTCCCTGGGCATCAAGTCTTCTTTGCTCAGCAGCTTAATGCCGTCGGCCAGCGTTTGCAGCCAACCAAATTTGCCGCCGGTGCGCGTCGGTCCAAGTCGATCTTGGATGCGACCGGCGATCTTGCGCTCCATCCAGATAAAGACGACCGCGCCAACGGCGATCACATGCAACAGCAAGACGGCTTGAATGATCGCAGCCAATAACCAGCCGAGCCAATCCCAACCTTCTGGAAACCAGGTTGAAAAATAGTCGGCCATTCGTTCGCGATCCTTACGCTATGCCGTGGTAATTGGAGTAAATCTCGGCGCTGTTTGATGCGGATATCATAACGCTCGAGGCCGGTGATCGAAACTACTTAGAGCCTGAAAATAATCATCGAAAGGCTAGCCAGCGGCTAGCGATCAATTTCTCCCATCACAATATCGAGCGAGCCGATGATCGCCGGAACGTCGGCAATCAAGCAGTCGCGACACAGTTCTGGCGCTACCGACAAATTGCAAAAGCAGCTGCTGCGTGCTCGCGCCCGCAGCGGAATCGATCCGCTGCCGTCGCTCACAATATAGAAACCCATTTGCCCGCGTGGGCACTCCGTCTCTAAATACGCTTCCCCCTTGGGCAACTTGGCGGCCAATTTGATCGGCGTTCCCCAGTCTCCTGTCGATTGACTATATTTTTCGATTCCCTGTCGCAACAGATCGATCGCTTGAATCACTTCGAGCATCCGCACGTAAAAACGGTGCCAGCAATCGCCCAGCACCGCATCGGACGGAACCGGCGGATACTCGTGATCGCGCGGATAGCTGCCGTTCTTCTCGACGATCACTTCAAACGCATACCCTGCGTACAGCGAGGTATATCGCTCTTCACCGTCGCGACGCAGATCATAATCGACGCCCGATCCGCGCAAAACGGGGCCTGAACACCCATAGTCGATCGCCATCTCGGCAGACATCACGCCGATATTGGCGGTTCGCTTGATGAAAATCGCGTTGTTGGTCAGCAGCGCGTGATAGTCCAAAATCACCGGCTCGAACTGATCGAGAAACGCCGTCAATTTTTGCAGCCAGCCCGGCGGCAAGTCAGCGGTTGCGCCTCCCGGCGTGAGATAGCTGTAAGTCAGCCGAGCGCCGCACGCATCTTCGAGCAGATCGAGAATTCGTTCTCGCTCGCGAAACGCGTACAAAAAGGGACTGAACGAACCGAGATCGAGTCCATACGTGCCCATGCCGACCAGATGACTCGCGACACGATTCAGCTCGGCGATGATGACCCGCAGATGGCGAGCTTTCTCAGGCAGGTCGTAGTCGATCAATTTTTCGACCGCCAACGCCCAGCCGAGATTCATGTTCATACCAGCCAGATAGTCCATCCGGTCGGTATAGGGAATCCATTGCCGCGGCGTCAGATTCTCGCCGATTTTTTCGGCGCAGCGATGCAAATAGCCGATATGCGGCGTCGCTTCCGAAACAACTTCGCCATCGGTTCGCAGCACTAACCGCAACACGCCATGCGTGCTGGGATGCTGCGGGCCCATGTTGACCAGCATTTCATCGGTTCGGACGTCAATCTCAACGATGCCGGAAGTAGATGCCGTCGCCATAACCGCTTCGTTCCGCTGATGCCAACAAATGTTACTAAACTGACCGTCAAACTCTTCGCCGCAACTAACGTCCGCGAATGCCGTGGTATTCCAACGGCATCTCATAATCTTTCCGCAAGGGATAGCCGACCCAATCTTCGGGACACAAGATTCGCTGGAGATTGGGATGCCCGGTGAACCAGACGCCTGACAGGTCGTACGCTTCCCGTTCGTGCCAGTCGGCGGTGCTCCAGATGCCGGAGACGCTAGGAACTTCGGGCAATTGCCCCGGCACGTCCTCTTTCCAGCGGGGCAGCATCACTTTCACGACTAGCGTCGTTTTGTACTGAATGCTGGAAAGGTGATAAACCACTTCCAGATGCGGGCCCCAAGCAGTCTTGGCCGCTTTCTTTGCGTCGGGCTCAAAATAGTCGACGACGCAAATCGAATTGCAGTAATTAAACCGCAAGTCTTCGGCGTCGCGCAGATAGCGGCAAAGCTCGATCACTCCGCCTGGCTCGACTTCGATCCACGGATCGATCGCTTCCAACTCGACACGCGCCACCAAATCGCCGAATCGCTTTTCGAGTCGCTCGATAAATTGTTTACCGCTCATGTCGTTCGCCGCTCAAGTTGTGATCTCAAAGTTGAATCAATACGTCTAGCGAGTTTCGGCCAGTTGCTGGGGCCGAGGAGGGGTCGTATGAACCGACATGCTTGGCCCAGCGCGCGTATCGCGTGTGATCGCGCGCACCCAATCCAGATCGCCTCGCTTCCAAACATACGCGAAGCCAACCAGCAGCACCGCGAAGAAAACGCCGATATCGGCAATGCAGGTCCAAAGCAGCGAACTCGCGCCTTTGCGAACTTGCTCTGGAGTCACCGTGCCTGCGAGAACCTCTTCGTTCAACGTTTCCGGCAAACCAAATTCGCGATGCAGTCCAGCAACCGCCGGAGAGAGGGTGACCGCTCCTTCGACGCTTTCATAAACGACCGGAGCGCCAGGGTCGGACAATTGCGCCGACTTGCCAAACACAACCGCCCACGGAAAGAAGAACGCGACTTCGACATCAAAGATGATGAACAGCAACGCGACAACGTAAAAGCGAAGATCGAACTGAACAAAGCTAGAGCCAATCGTTGGCTCGCCGCATTCGTAGATCTCCAGCTTTTCATCGCCGGGATTGTTCGGCCGCAGGAACATGCCCAACAAGATATTGAAGAACACGAACGCCATACCGACACCGCCGAACAGCAATAGATAGCCGACGATCGTCGTAGAAAGTGTCATAGCGATCCCTGCGATGGCGATGGGAAAACCTTGCCGTGCCTGCGGATCGATCGTTGATAGAAATCGCCGATCTGATCTTTAGGGACGACAGAAGCAATTAACCCCGGATTGTAGAACTACGGGGGATCAATGCAACTAGCTGGCGGTCAAGGAGAAGAAATTTCCCGCAACTGTTGAATTAATTCTGAAAGATGGTGTCTGACGTGATCGGCTGACGACCGGCGAAACCAGCGTCCATTTCGTGCCAATGCGTCACGACCGGCTCTCCCAATTTCCAACAGAGATAGACCGTCTTGCCGTTGATGTTGGCCGGAAAATCGACCAGACCTTCGGGACCGCTCTTCGGTTCGACGCCCAATTCGCGCAGTTCTTCGACATAACTTTGCAGGCGCTGTGAATCGCTTTGCAATTCATCTTTCACCAATCGCAATTCTTCAGCATAGACGCGCGGGGCGCTGTCATAATTGGCGCGGCGCTCAAGATCGACGAGACGTTCACGACGAGAAATCACATCCCGCGAAAGCTCGACGATGTCAGCCACGATTGCCGAGACAAGGGGCAACATCGCATTCGCCTGGGCGACCGTAAAAACGCGAACCGACTGAGCGGAAGATGAAGTCATCGAATAACCTGCATCGCTTTTCAAGACAAGAC
The nucleotide sequence above comes from Blastopirellula sp. J2-11. Encoded proteins:
- a CDS encoding NuoM family protein — its product is MDLVTCSMSALIFFPLAAAALISLIPGDQKNVIRFTTLLATLVMFGVVLLGMALPTNETISFDIETAGMQNVVSLPWIPSFNIDYFLGFDGISFPLVVLTALISALAMGASWTIEKHVKGYCVLYLILLTGMMGVFVSLDFFLFYIFWEVMLLPMYFLIGVWGGPRKEYAAIKFFLYTLFGSVLMLVAILMIYFNSDLRQLSPQQLVDSNVRQAGVEHLGAPDQHLAAATKYHESISAAETPVHTFNLLALQQLGQHSEVFDKELLFGKSLQWWAFVLLFIGFAIKVPSVPFHTWLPDAHVEAPTPISMILAGVLLKMGGYGIIRICYPICPDAGYDLAWVVCSIGVISMIYGAFAALAQTDFKRMVAYSSVSHMGYVVLGLGVWSATVVGDPVAWNMGVKGAMFQMIGHGVSSAGMFFMVGVIYDRVHHRNLNEFGGLFGKMPVYTSMAIIVFFAGLGLPGLCGFIGEAFVVLSVWKFSAGLAVAGAFVVILTAGYILWAVQRVYLGAEYKGPHAEALTEINIREMTIAVPLCVLAILFGVLPHTVFRYMDATIDQQVQDLATWTKETKIPRLQAEKTEQAATAAVAPGLQQHAADAAAVHVDAVPAVAVVDGEI
- a CDS encoding NADH-quinone oxidoreductase subunit L → MLTPEDSLPLLLGLAVLLPLVSFFVIFLFGKWLEQLGAYIATGAIAAAAMCSFSAAAIWMSQHAPPETHHAHHEESHAAISAPRVRLTALHDGEHEHDHADGLVHGEHDEHADEAHFVPPVYTGHWYSLGRFYGSEVAINYYIDALTIVMFCVVTFIATCIHFYAGGYMHEELHEMTDHEVTLADGTHLKRPGRYHRFFQYLSLFCFSMLGLVIAGNIAMTFVFWELVGACSYFLIGFYVERHSASTAANKAFIVNRVGDFGMLIGLMAIWASLATFNFGDVDRNADGKLDANEYGLFSLLRPAGENGLHELRVPDGMVLQGAKGKVEELIVAAKPGTTTKELESQILAQVPLWRDGKAEGDATHYGYWLLVIAGIGIFCGCVGKSAQFPLHVWLPDAMEGPTPVSALVHSATMVAAGVFLVARFYPVFAPEVLLVIACAGCITLLIGGSIAIVATDIKRVLAYSTVSQLGYMMLALGVGGWAAGVMHLVTHAFFKSLLFMCSGSVIHAVHTNEMTEMGGLRKKMPYTAYTMLVGCLAIAGVGVPSALGIPFGFSGYYSKDLMLEQAYLFRSANPIWGSIFFYAATGGAAITAFYMFRMWYLTFAGEPRDEHRYHHAHESPRVMYVPLVVLSVMAVAIAWPIFGNYGLTNVIEQGRPIGLWSDMASLDGGYVWLHESKSHADEIRTPVGLMAFGAAMTGIFLASVMYLWRVLDSADARRTFAPVYKFLIHKWWFDEAYDVLFVRPAKVIAACCVWIDKQCIDRLLHGIAWSVRQIARWGEAWVDQGAIDGAINWFAAKTYSTGNSLRGMQTGSLRQYVMFIVVGALAMFVLMSFWSYGFAR
- the nuoK gene encoding NADH-quinone oxidoreductase subunit NuoK, which produces MNFLTEPVGLSHFLAVGAFLFVTGAICMATKRNTLGILMGVELVLNGANINFVAFASPYFREDNLGLEGNLLALFVIVLAAAEAAVALAIALNYYNNHSTIDVDKANELKG
- a CDS encoding NADH-quinone oxidoreductase subunit J; the encoded protein is MINFPLLFAAEINWHTVFFYLTSFIACGFALAMVVSSNVVRMAFFLVLSLAATSGLIFLTGAHFVGAMQLMIYVGGTVVLLIFGVMLTAQQAFISMKTKAGDWILALIVGGSLLALLTQIAFSIPAWHASDYQARLQTEVTAAEEEIIAAMAADNRTELTAAEEAKLRPLLAKVKYGQPELTSQIGLGLVGVRVDKPELDSPGYSGYLLPFEIVSVHLLVVLVGAAYLARSKRSAVSQATEGGDR
- the nuoH gene encoding NADH-quinone oxidoreductase subunit NuoH → MADYFSTWFPEGWDWLGWLLAAIIQAVLLLHVIAVGAVVFIWMERKIAGRIQDRLGPTRTGGKFGWLQTLADGIKLLSKEDLMPRDADPLLFKLAPYISLAASFTAFLALPFASGWVGVRLNIALFFVIAVLGLEVFGVILAGYGSGSKWSLFGGMRQAAQVVSYEVPLGICVVVPVLISGTMDLVTIADQQSGLFSNWLFFHDPFCMLLFWVYFTCGIASVNRAPFDLAEAESELVSGFLTEYSGIRWSLFFMAEYGSMFLVSGLAAILFFGGWNGPIPIFFWVPEGNFTLETLANLVGLGNFLLKAVIGVVVMMWVRWTLPRLRIDQVISMCLKYCVPIAAFCFLGSVLWTALHIPFLNDVMPMQSRGDVREGWVQDIDNEMKQLEKRLATEAYELNSAVEGGPQQEAQTSLEDDSTDRVALIPMQQPEGAQ
- a CDS encoding NADH-quinone oxidoreductase subunit D, with the translated sequence MATASTSGIVEIDVRTDEMLVNMGPQHPSTHGVLRLVLRTDGEVVSEATPHIGYLHRCAEKIGENLTPRQWIPYTDRMDYLAGMNMNLGWALAVEKLIDYDLPEKARHLRVIIAELNRVASHLVGMGTYGLDLGSFSPFLYAFRERERILDLLEDACGARLTYSYLTPGGATADLPPGWLQKLTAFLDQFEPVILDYHALLTNNAIFIKRTANIGVMSAEMAIDYGCSGPVLRGSGVDYDLRRDGEERYTSLYAGYAFEVIVEKNGSYPRDHEYPPVPSDAVLGDCWHRFYVRMLEVIQAIDLLRQGIEKYSQSTGDWGTPIKLAAKLPKGEAYLETECPRGQMGFYIVSDGSGSIPLRARARSSCFCNLSVAPELCRDCLIADVPAIIGSLDIVMGEIDR
- a CDS encoding NADH-quinone oxidoreductase subunit C — its product is MSGKQFIERLEKRFGDLVARVELEAIDPWIEVEPGGVIELCRYLRDAEDLRFNYCNSICVVDYFEPDAKKAAKTAWGPHLEVVYHLSSIQYKTTLVVKVMLPRWKEDVPGQLPEVPSVSGIWSTADWHEREAYDLSGVWFTGHPNLQRILCPEDWVGYPLRKDYEMPLEYHGIRGR
- a CDS encoding NADH-quinone oxidoreductase subunit A, encoding MTLSTTIVGYLLLFGGVGMAFVFFNILLGMFLRPNNPGDEKLEIYECGEPTIGSSFVQFDLRFYVVALLFIIFDVEVAFFFPWAVVFGKSAQLSDPGAPVVYESVEGAVTLSPAVAGLHREFGLPETLNEEVLAGTVTPEQVRKGASSLLWTCIADIGVFFAVLLVGFAYVWKRGDLDWVRAITRDTRAGPSMSVHTTPPRPQQLAETR
- a CDS encoding DUF2203 domain-containing protein, with product MTSSSAQSVRVFTVAQANAMLPLVSAIVADIVELSRDVISRRERLVDLERRANYDSAPRVYAEELRLVKDELQSDSQRLQSYVEELRELGVEPKSGPEGLVDFPANINGKTVYLCWKLGEPVVTHWHEMDAGFAGRQPITSDTIFQN